The nucleotide window GCCGGGGTGGAGGCCCGGTTCTCCGACGCGTCGGACGCGATGAACCACGTGTCGCTGTCGGTCTTCCGGTTCGACGACGAGGCGCTGGTCACCCCGCACCTGGCGCGCGGCGTCGGCCACGACTCCCCGTTGCTCCACCTGCGGCGCCGGGGACCGGACGGCATGTTCGACCGCTTCGCCGGGCACGCCGAGGAGCTGTGGGAGCGGGGGCGCCCGGTCTGACGCCCCGGCGCCGCTCCACCCGTCACCGGGGCGGGATCGACAGCGCGGCGTGCGCCTCGTCCAGGATCCTGCCGATCTCGCGGGCGGCGCGCCGAGCCTGGGAGGCGCCGCCCGTCGCCGCCGTGTCCTCCCAGTGGCGAAGTTCCGCCGCCAGGTGAGGCCGGCGCTGGATGTGGACGTAGACGGACCACTGGGCGACGAACCTGCGCAGCGGCGCGAGGTCGGACCCTTGCCGGGACTGGTCGGCCGCCTG belongs to Streptantibioticus cattleyicolor NRRL 8057 = DSM 46488 and includes:
- a CDS encoding DUF6247 family protein, which codes for MSSADVGALRQALNRIAPAALPAFTRELDQAADQSRQGSDLAPLRRFVAQWSVYVHIQRRPHLAAELRHWEDTAATGGASQARRAAREIGRILDEAHAALSIPPR